The Desulfuromonadaceae bacterium genome has a window encoding:
- a CDS encoding sulfate ABC transporter ATP-binding protein encodes MGIQIQNISKNFGHYTALDQIDLNVPSGELVALLGPSGSGKTTLLRIIAGLETPDAGSIHFDGEETTQCKVRERQVGFVFQHYALFRHMTVFDNIAFGLTVKSRAERPGKAQISARVHELLGLIQLDNLADRYPAQLSGGQRQRVALARALATEPKVLLLDEPFGALDAKVRQELRRWLRKLHDEIHVTSVFVTHDQEEALEVADRVVVMNQAKVEQVGTPEEVYDHPANPFVYGFLGNVNLFHCRVNESGGQHGESTFPVDSDGVNIGYVRPGDIRILRRAESAADIAAEVVFIQGAGALPRVELRRVDNGETVHAELPREQYRQLELKIGEQVYIQPTNIRVFVPDYQI; translated from the coding sequence ATGGGAATTCAGATCCAGAACATCTCGAAAAATTTCGGCCATTACACCGCCCTCGACCAGATCGATCTCAACGTCCCTTCCGGCGAGCTGGTCGCCCTGCTCGGTCCCTCCGGCTCGGGCAAAACCACCCTGCTGCGGATCATCGCCGGGCTGGAAACCCCCGATGCCGGCAGCATTCATTTCGACGGCGAGGAGACCACGCAATGCAAAGTGCGCGAGCGCCAGGTCGGCTTCGTCTTTCAGCACTACGCCCTCTTTCGGCACATGACGGTCTTTGACAACATCGCCTTCGGGCTGACGGTCAAGTCGCGCGCCGAGCGTCCGGGCAAAGCACAGATCAGCGCCCGCGTGCATGAGCTGTTGGGTCTGATTCAGCTTGACAACCTGGCTGATCGTTATCCCGCCCAGCTCTCCGGTGGCCAACGCCAGCGCGTCGCCCTGGCCCGGGCGCTGGCGACCGAGCCAAAGGTGCTGCTCCTCGACGAGCCGTTCGGGGCGCTCGATGCCAAGGTCCGCCAGGAGCTGCGCCGCTGGCTGCGCAAGCTGCATGACGAAATCCACGTCACCAGCGTCTTTGTCACTCACGATCAGGAAGAGGCGCTGGAAGTGGCCGACCGGGTGGTGGTGATGAATCAGGCGAAGGTCGAACAGGTCGGCACCCCGGAAGAGGTCTATGACCACCCGGCCAATCCATTTGTCTATGGATTTCTCGGTAACGTTAATCTGTTTCATTGTCGGGTGAATGAAAGCGGCGGACAGCATGGCGAAAGCACCTTCCCGGTCGACAGCGATGGGGTGAATATCGGCTATGTGCGCCCCGGTGATATCCGCATTCTCCGCCGCGCCGAATCGGCAGCGGATATCGCTGCCGAGGTGGTCTTTATCCAGGGAGCCGGGGCTTTGCCACGGGTTGAGCTGCGCCGCGTCGATAACGGTGAAACGGTGCATGCCGAGCTACCCCGCGAGCAATACCGGCAGCTGGAGCTGAAAATCGGTGAACAGGTGTACATCCAGCCAACCAACATCCGGGTCTTCGTACCCGATTACCAGATCTGA